A part of Sulfurimonas sp. HSL-1716 genomic DNA contains:
- the mtnA gene encoding S-methyl-5-thioribose-1-phosphate isomerase, whose amino-acid sequence MNAKYKALWLNDNDNLEVIDQTKLPFSYETKELVTTDEVVNAIKDMTVRGAGVIGSVAAFGIYMAAKEVKGDYEALLHKASLIRDSRPTAVNLMWAVDRMMLRLKDAKDLIAKAREEAVLLNDEEAQESQKIAKYGCEIIEDILKEKNKTRINILTHCNAGWLAVIDEGTALAPIYEAHKRGIDVHVWVDETRPRNQGASLTAWELTQSGIKHTIIADNTGGHLMQHGMVDMVITGADRISANGDVANKIGTYLKALAAFDNQVPFYVAIPASTFDHEIRDGVKEIPIETRSADEVKYMRGVDKKGVLHEVLITPAQSPALNYGFDVTPSRLVTGLITNKGVCKADYQSIKEKFNSDGE is encoded by the coding sequence ATGAACGCTAAATACAAAGCTCTTTGGCTTAACGACAACGACAACCTCGAAGTGATCGACCAGACAAAACTTCCCTTTTCTTACGAGACAAAAGAGCTTGTGACCACCGATGAAGTAGTAAACGCCATCAAAGATATGACCGTCCGCGGAGCGGGCGTCATCGGAAGCGTCGCCGCTTTTGGCATCTACATGGCGGCAAAAGAGGTAAAAGGCGATTATGAAGCGCTTTTACATAAAGCCTCTCTCATCAGAGATTCTCGCCCTACGGCAGTGAACCTCATGTGGGCGGTAGACAGGATGATGCTCCGCCTAAAAGACGCCAAAGACCTCATCGCAAAAGCCAGAGAGGAAGCGGTCCTTTTAAACGATGAAGAAGCGCAGGAGAGTCAAAAGATAGCAAAATACGGCTGCGAGATCATCGAAGATATCCTAAAAGAGAAAAACAAGACCCGGATCAACATCCTCACCCACTGCAATGCGGGATGGCTTGCCGTTATCGATGAAGGAACCGCCCTTGCTCCTATCTACGAAGCACACAAAAGAGGCATCGACGTACATGTATGGGTTGATGAGACCCGCCCCCGCAATCAAGGTGCAAGCCTTACCGCATGGGAACTTACCCAAAGCGGTATTAAACACACCATCATCGCAGACAATACGGGCGGTCATTTGATGCAGCACGGTATGGTCGATATGGTCATCACCGGAGCAGACCGCATAAGCGCAAACGGCGATGTGGCCAACAAGATCGGCACCTATCTCAAAGCCTTAGCAGCTTTTGACAACCAAGTACCTTTTTACGTAGCCATCCCCGCTTCTACTTTTGATCATGAGATCAGAGACGGGGTCAAGGAGATCCCTATCGAGACTAGAAGCGCAGACGAAGTGAAGTACATGCGCGGAGTCGATAAGAAGGGCGTGCTTCACGAAGTGCTCATCACCCCTGCGCAGAGTCCGGCATTAAACTACGGTTTTGACGTCACGCCGAGCCGTCTTGTCACGGGTCTCATCACGAACAAAGGTGTCTGCAAAGCGGACTATCAAAGCATCAAAGAAAAATTTAACAGTGACGGAGAGTAA